Proteins encoded within one genomic window of Lagenorhynchus albirostris chromosome 9, mLagAlb1.1, whole genome shotgun sequence:
- the PYGM gene encoding glycogen phosphorylase, muscle form codes for MSRPLTDQERRKQISVRGLAGVENVTELKKNFNRHLHFTLVKDRNVATPLDYYFALAYTVRDHLVGRWLRTQQHYYEKDPKRIYYLSLEFYMGRTLQNTMVNLALENACDEATYQLGLDMEELEEVEEDAGLGNGGLGRLAACFLDSMATLGLAAYGYGIRYEFGIFNQKISGGWQMEEADDWLRYGNPWEKARPECTLPVHFYGRVEHTNQGAKWVDTQVVLAMPYDTPVPGYRNNIVNTMRLWSAKAPNDFNLKDFNVGGYIQAVLDRNLAENISRVLYPNDNFFEGKELRLKQEYFVVAATLQDIIRRFKSAKFGCRDPVRTSFDAFPDKVAIQLNDTHPSLAIPELMRILVDQERLDWDKAWDVTVKTCAYTNHTVLPEALERWPVHLMETLLPRHLQIIYEINQRFLNRVAAAFPGDIDRLRRMSLVEEGAVKRINMAHLCIAGSHAINGVARIHSEILKKTTFKDFYELEPHKFQNKTNGITPRRWLVMCNPGLAEVIAERIGEDYIADLDQLRKLLSYVDDEAFIRDVAKVKQENKLKFSAYLEKEYKVHINPNSLFDVQVKRIHEYKRQLLNCLHVITMYNRIKKDPNKFFVPRTVMIGGKAAPGYHMAKMIIKLITAIGDVVNHDPVVGDRLRLIFLENYRVSLAEKVIPAADLSEQISTAGTEASGTGNMKFMLNGALTIGTMDGANVEMAEEAGEENFFIFGMRVEDVERLDQKGYNAQEYCDRIPELRHIIDQLNSGFFSPKQPDLFKDIVNMLMHHDRFKVFADYEEYIKCQERVSALYKNPREWTRMVIRNIATSGKFSSDRTIAQYAKEIWGVEPSRQRLPAPDEKI; via the exons ATGTCCCGGCCCCTGACAGACCAGGAGAGGAGAAAGCAGATCAGCGTGCGTGGCCTGGCCGGCGTGGAGAATGTGACCGAGCTGAAGAAGAATTTCAACCGGCACCTGCACTTCACCCTCGTGAAAGACCGCAATGTGGCCACCCCTCTAGACTACTACTTTGCGCTGGCCTACACTGTGCGTGACCACCTCGTGGGCCGCTGGCTCCGCACGCAGCAGCACTACTACGAGAAGGACCCCAAG AGGATCTACTACCTGTCTCTGGAATTCTACATGGGCCGGACGCTACAAAACACCATGGTGAACCTGGCCTTGGAGAATGCCTGTGATGAGGCCACCTACCAg CTGGGCCTGGACATGGAGGAGCTGGAGGAAGTCGAGGAGGACGCAGGGCTGGGCAACGGGGGCCTGGGCCGGCTGGCGG CCTGCTTTCTGGACTCCATGGCGACACTGGGCCTGGCTGCCTATGGCTACGGGATCCGCTATGAGTTTGGGATTTTTAACCAGAAGATCTCTGGGGGTTGGCAG ATGGAGGAGGCTGATGACTGGCTTCGCTACGGCAACCCCTGGGAGAAGGCCCGACCCGAGTGCACACTGCCTGTGCACTTCTATGGCCGAGTGGAGCACACCAACCAGGGGGCCAAGTGGGTGGACACGCAG GTGGTGTTGGCCATGCCTTACGACACACCTGTGCCCGGCTACCGCAACAACATCGTCAATACCATGCGCCTGTGGTCTGCCAAGGCCCCCAATGACTTTAACCTCAAGGACT TCAACGTCGGTGGCTACATCCAGGCTGTGCTGGACCGCAACCTGGCTGAGAATATCTCCCGTGTCCTGTATCCCAACGACAAC TTCTTTGAGGGGAAAGAGCTTCGGCTGAAGCAGGAGTACTTCGTAGTGGCTGCCACGCTCCAGGACATCATCCGCCGCTTCAAATCCGCCAAGTTCGGCTGCCGAGACCCTGTGCGCACAAGCTTCGATGCCTTCCCGGATAAG gtggCCATCCAGCTCAATGATACCCACCCCTCCTTGGCCATCCCCGAGCTGATGAGGATTCTGGTGGACCAGGAGCGGCTGGACTGGGACAAG GCATGGGACGTGACTGTGAAGACCTGTGCCTATACCAACCACACGGTGCTGCCCGAGGCCCTGGAGCGCTGGCCCGTGCACCTCATGGAGACCCTGCTGCCTCGGCACCTCCAGATCATCTATGAGATCAACCAGCGCTTCCTTAAT CGGGTGGCGGCTGCGTTCCCAGGGGATATAGACCGGCTGAGGCGCATGTCGCTGGTGGAGGAGGGCGCGGTGAAGCGCATCAACATGGCGCACCTGTGCATCGCCGGTTCACATGCTATCAATGGTGTGGCTCGCATCCACTCCGAGATCCTCAAGAAGACCAC CTTCAAGGACTTCTATGAGCTAGAGCCTCATAAGTTCCAGAATAAGACCAACGGCATCACTCCTCGGCGCTGGCTGGTTATGTGTAACCCTGGGCTGGCAGAAGTCATTGCTGAG CGCATCGGGGAGGACTACATCGCAGACCTGGACCAGCTGCGCAAACTGCTCTCCTATGTGGACGATGAAGCCTTTATCCGGGATGTGGCCAAAGTGAAGCAG GAAAACAAGTTAAAGTTCTCTGCGTACCTAGAGAAGGAATACAAAGTCCACATCAACCCCAACTCGCTCTTCGACGTCCAGGTGAAGCGGATTCATGAATATAAACGCCAGCTCCTCAACTGCCTCCATGTCATCACAATGTACAACC GCATCAAGAAGGATCCCAATAAGTTTTTTGTGCCTCGGACTGTGATGATTGGAGGGAAG GCTGCACCTGGGTACCACATGGCCAAGATGATCATCAAACTCATTACAGCCATTGGGGATGTGGTCAACCACGACCCGGTGGTGGGAGACCGCCTACGCCTGATCTTCTTGGAGAACTACCGAGTCTCACTGGCCGAGAAAG TGATCCCGGCTGCTGACCTTTCCGAGCAGATCTCTACTGCGGGCACTGAGGCCTCAGGCACTGGCAACATGAAGTTCATGCTCAATGGGGCTCTGACCATTGGCACCATGGATGGGGCCAATGTGGAGATGGCAGAAGAGGCGGGAGAGGAGAACTTCTTCATCTTCGGCATGCGGGTGGAGGACGTGGAAAGGCTTGACCAGAAAGG GTACAATGCCCAGGAATACTGTGACCGAATTCCAGAGCTTCGGCACATCATTGACCAGCTGAACAGTGGCTTCTTCTCCCCCAAACAGCCCGACCTGTTCAAGGACATTGTCAACATGCTCATGCACCATGACCG GTTTAAAGTCTTTGCAGATTATGAAGAGTACATTAAATGCCAGGAGAGAGTCAGTGCCCTGTACAAG aaCCCGAGAGAGTGGACGCGGATGGTGATCCGGAACATAGCCACCTCTGGCAAGTTCTCTAGCGACCGCACCATTGCCCAGTACGCCAAGGAGATCTGGGGCGTGGAGCCTAGCCGCCAGCGCCTGCCAGCACCTGATGAGAAGATCTGA